In Leptospira kanakyensis, a genomic segment contains:
- a CDS encoding RNA recognition motif domain-containing protein: MSVNIYVGNLSYDMTEGKLSELFGAHGAVTSAKIITDQYSGRSKGFGFIEMKDGKEADNAIKELNGKNILNREMKVNIAKPKTNNWR; the protein is encoded by the coding sequence ATGTCAGTAAACATTTACGTTGGCAACCTCTCTTACGATATGACTGAAGGTAAACTCAGTGAGCTTTTCGGAGCACACGGAGCAGTAACTTCTGCAAAAATCATCACTGACCAGTATTCTGGCCGTTCTAAAGGTTTCGGATTCATCGAAATGAAAGATGGAAAAGAAGCTGATAACGCAATTAAAGAACTTAACGGAAAGAACATTCTTAACCGTGAGATGAAAGTAAACATCGCAAAACCTAAAACAAACAACTGGAGATAA
- a CDS encoding cation:proton antiporter — translation MKSSLFYALAVAVFFSALAFVFYLGQLYFPLNHGLNPLSLELNFSSFLVGFVAHLKSPFGRLLLQILLILVTCKIFSFLFSLIRIPSVIGEITGGLVLGPSLLGMLAPEFSEMIFPASSMGSLKLLSQVGLIFFMFLIGLETDWKNLHGSLHTAVVISHVSIMFPFLLGVISSLFLFETLAPEKVSFLSFSLFLGISMSITAFPVLARIIQEKKLNTERSGVLAITCAAADDVTAWLILALILGLTSSDSMSGVLLCFLGVVLFLYLAFKYVRTRFASSLSKLENIDFLPNYIVFFLFIWLTFSSLFTESMGIHSLFGAFIAGSTIPANHKIRKIIINKFQDVSVIFLLPLFFAYSGLKTQIGLLSDPNLFLICLLILFVAIFGKLGGSTISARFLGESWKDSLIIGILMNTRGLMELIVLNIGLEMGIIGPELFTIMVIMALVTTAMSGPAINLVQKLFKKKSSPDIVPVLENSGQSVHPKILIAFARPKTGIDLVKLCYKIFPNANFRTFHVNQNYNFDIEQSQYEMSILFENIRFISANEGIPVDFQFSSSENFETALWEQLDEYKPDLLILGSPNVESWKEINKGPIKKIIKSSNCSVAVFVNKGLESLNKIFMESDSEVAVSIINSLGGDPSLFKQWQDGDHFDPNHHVFVRDWNTEKDFEFLKKNYLILGKKRS, via the coding sequence ATGAAGTCCTCACTATTCTACGCCCTAGCGGTAGCTGTTTTTTTCAGCGCACTCGCTTTTGTTTTTTACCTCGGTCAGTTGTATTTCCCACTCAATCATGGTTTAAATCCTTTGAGTTTGGAATTAAACTTCTCTTCTTTTTTAGTCGGCTTTGTTGCGCATTTAAAATCTCCCTTTGGGCGATTGCTTCTGCAAATTCTACTAATCCTTGTTACATGCAAAATCTTTTCGTTTTTGTTTTCGTTAATTAGAATTCCCAGCGTGATCGGAGAAATCACTGGTGGTTTGGTACTAGGGCCTTCACTACTTGGTATGTTGGCACCAGAATTTTCAGAAATGATATTCCCCGCCTCTTCCATGGGTTCATTAAAATTACTTAGCCAAGTGGGTTTGATTTTTTTCATGTTTCTCATCGGATTAGAGACCGACTGGAAAAATTTACATGGAAGTTTACATACCGCTGTTGTCATCAGCCATGTATCGATCATGTTTCCCTTTTTACTCGGCGTGATTTCTTCTTTATTTTTATTTGAAACACTAGCACCAGAAAAAGTTTCATTTTTATCCTTCAGTCTTTTTTTGGGTATCTCCATGTCGATCACAGCTTTCCCTGTGTTAGCACGGATCATTCAGGAAAAAAAATTAAATACGGAGAGATCGGGAGTTCTCGCCATCACATGTGCCGCAGCGGATGATGTCACGGCATGGTTGATTTTGGCTTTGATTTTAGGGCTCACTTCTTCGGATTCCATGTCCGGAGTTTTACTTTGTTTTTTGGGAGTGGTTCTCTTTCTTTATTTGGCATTCAAATATGTAAGAACAAGGTTTGCGAGTAGTCTTTCGAAATTAGAGAATATCGATTTTTTACCAAATTACATTGTATTTTTTCTTTTTATTTGGCTCACCTTTTCATCCTTATTTACTGAATCAATGGGGATCCACTCATTGTTTGGAGCGTTTATCGCTGGTTCTACGATCCCAGCAAATCATAAAATTAGAAAAATCATCATTAACAAATTCCAAGATGTAAGTGTAATCTTTCTTCTACCTTTATTTTTTGCATACTCTGGTTTAAAAACTCAAATTGGTCTTTTATCAGATCCAAATTTATTTTTGATTTGTTTATTGATTCTGTTTGTAGCAATTTTCGGTAAGTTAGGTGGCAGTACCATTTCCGCCAGGTTTTTGGGTGAGTCCTGGAAAGATTCTCTAATCATAGGAATCCTCATGAATACTCGAGGACTTATGGAACTCATAGTTTTAAACATTGGATTAGAAATGGGAATCATCGGGCCAGAATTATTCACCATTATGGTGATTATGGCTTTGGTTACAACGGCAATGAGTGGCCCGGCCATCAACCTTGTGCAAAAACTTTTCAAAAAGAAAAGTAGTCCTGATATTGTCCCTGTTTTGGAAAACTCAGGTCAAAGTGTTCATCCCAAAATTTTGATCGCCTTTGCCAGACCCAAAACAGGCATTGATTTGGTAAAACTTTGTTATAAAATTTTTCCAAACGCAAATTTCAGAACTTTTCATGTAAATCAAAACTATAATTTTGATATTGAACAATCTCAGTATGAAATGTCCATACTCTTCGAAAATATTAGATTTATTTCTGCAAATGAAGGAATCCCTGTGGACTTTCAATTTTCCTCATCCGAAAATTTTGAAACAGCCCTATGGGAACAGTTAGATGAATACAAACCAGATCTTTTGATATTAGGATCACCTAACGTAGAGTCATGGAAAGAAATTAACAAAGGCCCAATTAAAAAAATTATCAAATCTTCAAATTGTTCGGTGGCAGTATTCGTAAACAAAGGACTAGAATCATTAAACAAAATTTTTATGGAATCCGATTCAGAAGTGGCAGTTTCCATCATCAACAGCTTGGGAGGAGATCCAAGTTTATTCAAACAATGGCAGGATGGGGATCATTTTGATCCAAACCATCACGTATTTGTTAGAGATTGGAACACAGAGAAAGACTTCGAATTTCTGAAAAAGAACTATTTGATTTTGGGTAAAAAACGAAGTTAA
- a CDS encoding type II toxin-antitoxin system VapC family toxin, with amino-acid sequence MNLNVVDSSGWLEYFSGTNRADLFSAAIEKTETLLVPSLSLFEIFKKVYKEKGEDLALKIVAHMQLGKVINLDSRISIYAAKISVENSIPMADSIIYATAQLNKATLWTQYNDIRGLPGVKFFDK; translated from the coding sequence TTGAATTTAAATGTAGTCGATTCTTCTGGATGGTTAGAGTATTTCAGCGGGACGAATCGAGCGGATTTATTTTCTGCAGCCATTGAAAAAACGGAAACCTTGCTTGTTCCAAGTTTGTCTTTATTTGAAATTTTCAAAAAAGTTTATAAAGAAAAGGGTGAAGACCTTGCTCTTAAAATTGTAGCCCATATGCAACTCGGCAAGGTGATCAATTTGGATTCGAGAATTTCTATTTATGCTGCAAAGATCAGTGTAGAAAATTCGATTCCAATGGCAGATAGCATCATTTATGCAACAGCCCAATTAAATAAAGCAACACTTTGGACTCAATACAATGATATCAGGGGTCTACCAGGGGTGAAATTTTTCGATAAGTAG
- a CDS encoding AbrB/MazE/SpoVT family DNA-binding domain-containing protein encodes MKLRSKITSKYQITIPKEIRESLKLSMEDVIEWSIDEKGIHIESANKPFLEYKGFLNQGSSDIKSDIGKAWKERAKRYSK; translated from the coding sequence ATGAAGCTGAGATCAAAAATAACTTCAAAATATCAGATAACGATACCTAAAGAGATTAGAGAATCGTTAAAACTTTCAATGGAAGATGTGATTGAATGGTCAATTGATGAAAAAGGGATTCATATCGAATCAGCAAACAAACCCTTTTTGGAATATAAGGGGTTTCTCAATCAAGGATCCTCTGATATTAAATCAGATATAGGAAAAGCCTGGAAAGAAAGGGCAAAAAGATATTCAAAATGA
- a CDS encoding LB_289 family protein, with translation MKRTELERRERELRKAEKKKIQPGEKEAMSVGDYIDSLFGMFRYDSDEIFNASDDENILELLENMKMEHPEKQWDVIIRKAVNKTKVEQKEKAYDSLRILAGIPAVTA, from the coding sequence ATGAAACGCACGGAACTTGAACGCAGGGAAAGAGAACTGCGAAAAGCAGAAAAGAAAAAGATCCAACCCGGAGAGAAAGAAGCCATGAGCGTGGGCGATTATATCGACTCCCTTTTTGGAATGTTTCGATATGATTCGGATGAAATTTTTAACGCATCCGATGATGAAAACATTCTAGAACTTCTGGAAAACATGAAAATGGAACACCCAGAAAAACAATGGGACGTGATCATCCGCAAGGCTGTGAACAAAACCAAAGTAGAACAAAAAGAAAAGGCTTACGACTCTCTTCGTATCCTTGCAGGAATTCCTGCAGTCACCGCTTAA
- a CDS encoding FKBP-type peptidyl-prolyl cis-trans isomerase codes for MSKTISKGMVVGFSYHLKNAQGETLDQSDEPLLYLHGWQNIIPGLEKELEGLVNGDSKNVTVPPEDGYGTYNEALIFQVPKTELPAEAELEVGMEFQTDTPEGRMVLYLQEVRDADVILNGNHPLAGETLHFAVTIKSIREATEEELQHGHVHGPGGHHHH; via the coding sequence ATGTCAAAAACCATCAGCAAAGGAATGGTTGTAGGATTTTCCTATCACCTAAAGAACGCCCAGGGAGAAACTCTGGACCAATCAGACGAACCACTATTATACCTCCACGGCTGGCAAAATATCATTCCCGGTTTGGAAAAAGAACTAGAAGGATTAGTGAACGGAGATTCTAAAAATGTAACTGTACCACCTGAAGATGGTTATGGGACATATAACGAAGCTCTGATCTTTCAAGTTCCCAAAACGGAACTTCCTGCGGAAGCAGAGTTAGAAGTGGGAATGGAATTCCAAACCGACACTCCTGAAGGTAGAATGGTTCTATACTTACAAGAAGTTCGTGATGCAGATGTCATTTTGAACGGCAATCACCCGTTAGCCGGAGAAACCCTCCACTTTGCGGTGACAATTAAGTCCATTCGCGAAGCTACAGAAGAGGAATTACAACACGGTCACGTGCACGGTCCAGGCGGACACCACCACCACTAG
- a CDS encoding Na/Pi cotransporter family protein — protein sequence MNWSLLIQVLGGLGIFIYGMKLLSESLQRVAGDRLRSFLSSMTRNRVSAVFSGLFITSTIQSSSATTVLVVGFVNAGLISLAQAIGVIMGANIGTTITAWIVSFLGFKFNIASFALPAVAAGVILNFSRKESRSGWGSFLIGFGFLFLGLDYLKSSVPDSAKDPESFLFLQQYTNMGFNTILLFVLIGALLTIVIQSSSASTTITITLAFSGYIPIDAAYGMILGENIGTTITANLAAIPGNRNAKKAALAHTLFNVFGVIWALLFFKFFTGIVDDLIPGDPLTDKESTRFHISLFHTMFNITNTLILIWFVNTITKVVSAIVDGFASKTGKDKDSIRLLQAGSVKTTELAMVELVEFTKKIIRDTYDFLRLTEQILLQPYDATRVLQVLKKEEELDQVRTEVLTYLNQIQETGITGNYAKDVLGIMERVKAVEEMGDNFASIARKMRKSYRQKVSLDKTFGHTVKDQIDLLKHHYDILLVNLDQSETFDILGNPQIRNQSREYRFQMIRSVKKNDSKVKKKKYQKKDNLMPALLYRDISRNLDNISRLLNAAIYADV from the coding sequence ATGAATTGGTCACTACTTATTCAAGTTTTAGGTGGGCTCGGGATTTTCATCTACGGGATGAAATTACTAAGTGAGTCCTTACAACGTGTGGCGGGAGATCGGCTTCGTTCCTTTCTTTCGTCTATGACGAGAAACAGAGTTTCTGCTGTTTTCAGCGGACTATTTATTACATCTACAATACAATCCAGCTCGGCAACCACCGTTCTTGTGGTTGGATTTGTGAATGCTGGTTTAATTTCGCTCGCACAAGCCATCGGTGTCATCATGGGGGCCAATATTGGAACCACCATCACTGCTTGGATTGTATCCTTTTTAGGTTTTAAATTTAACATTGCATCGTTTGCATTGCCAGCTGTGGCAGCAGGGGTGATCTTAAATTTTTCACGCAAAGAAAGCAGATCCGGTTGGGGAAGTTTCCTCATTGGATTTGGATTTTTGTTTTTAGGATTGGATTATTTAAAAAGTTCCGTTCCTGATAGTGCAAAAGATCCGGAAAGTTTTCTCTTTTTACAACAATATACAAATATGGGATTTAACACCATATTGTTATTCGTTCTGATTGGAGCTTTGTTAACGATTGTTATCCAATCTTCTTCTGCTTCTACAACGATTACCATTACACTCGCATTCTCCGGTTATATACCAATTGATGCTGCATACGGTATGATCCTTGGTGAAAACATTGGAACAACAATTACGGCAAACCTTGCCGCCATTCCAGGAAATCGAAATGCTAAAAAGGCAGCACTCGCACATACCTTGTTCAATGTGTTCGGAGTGATATGGGCGCTCCTTTTCTTCAAATTTTTCACCGGTATTGTCGATGATTTGATTCCAGGGGATCCACTCACTGATAAAGAATCTACAAGGTTCCATATTTCGCTTTTCCATACAATGTTTAACATCACAAACACTCTCATTCTCATTTGGTTTGTGAATACAATCACCAAAGTGGTGAGTGCCATTGTGGATGGATTTGCTTCCAAAACAGGAAAAGATAAAGATTCCATTCGACTTTTGCAAGCTGGATCTGTGAAAACAACAGAACTTGCGATGGTAGAACTTGTTGAGTTTACTAAAAAAATCATTCGTGATACGTATGATTTCCTTCGTTTGACTGAACAAATTTTATTACAACCTTACGATGCAACTCGTGTCCTTCAGGTATTAAAAAAAGAAGAAGAGTTAGACCAAGTTCGAACAGAGGTTTTGACTTACCTAAACCAAATCCAAGAGACCGGTATTACCGGAAACTATGCGAAAGACGTTTTGGGAATTATGGAAAGAGTGAAGGCTGTGGAAGAAATGGGTGATAACTTTGCATCCATTGCTAGGAAAATGAGAAAATCGTACCGTCAAAAGGTATCCCTGGACAAAACGTTCGGTCATACAGTCAAAGACCAAATTGATTTACTCAAACACCACTACGACATTCTACTTGTGAACTTGGACCAAAGTGAAACTTTCGATATCCTTGGAAACCCGCAGATTCGTAACCAAAGTCGTGAGTATCGTTTCCAAATGATTCGTTCTGTGAAAAAGAATGATTCTAAAGTGAAGAAGAAAAAGTATCAGAAAAAAGACAATTTGATGCCAGCACTTCTTTATCGTGATATTTCTCGTAACTTGGACAATATTTCCAGATTACTAAATGCGGCAATTTATGCGGACGTTTAG
- a CDS encoding AbrB/MazE/SpoVT family DNA-binding domain-containing protein: MGKVTVSPKFQVVIPKEIREQIGVKAGMKLEIITLGNRMELIPIEPIKKLKGLLSGMDRKLDRDGDRI; this comes from the coding sequence ATGGGAAAAGTAACCGTCTCACCAAAATTTCAAGTGGTCATTCCAAAAGAAATTCGTGAACAAATTGGTGTTAAAGCTGGAATGAAACTCGAAATCATAACATTAGGAAATCGTATGGAGTTAATCCCTATAGAACCCATTAAAAAATTGAAAGGTTTGTTATCCGGTATGGACAGGAAATTAGATCGTGATGGAGATCGAATTTGA
- a CDS encoding type II toxin-antitoxin system VapC family toxin codes for MKLILDTNCYISFLNQRNLEQHTKMVQFWNEVSRLEHEVILTSHNISEIVFVFKSIYSIEQNKINQMIRDLIANPGVKYEAAYDPDLIFQFWPHNIKDYGDAVLAAACQNLDAKIVTFDQNFSKSLKKLNLEVHSI; via the coding sequence ATGAAATTGATTTTAGATACAAATTGTTACATTTCGTTTTTGAATCAAAGAAATTTAGAACAACATACAAAGATGGTGCAATTTTGGAACGAGGTATCTCGTTTGGAACATGAAGTCATTTTGACTTCACATAATATTTCTGAAATAGTCTTTGTATTCAAAAGTATTTACTCTATTGAACAAAACAAAATCAATCAAATGATAAGAGACTTGATTGCAAATCCAGGTGTAAAATATGAAGCAGCTTATGATCCAGACCTAATATTCCAATTTTGGCCTCACAACATTAAAGATTATGGAGATGCAGTACTTGCGGCAGCCTGTCAAAATTTAGATGCAAAAATTGTTACATTCGATCAGAATTTTTCCAAGTCCTTAAAAAAATTGAATTTGGAAGTGCATTCAATTTAA
- a CDS encoding ATP-binding protein → MEPTKSENLRTDLSNINTNKTLLALRGIPGSGKTSLAKALSLTNGAPIFSIDSYFENEVGEYHFDYQKNHLAYKDCESKTKQALEHGVPFVIVDNTFTLDWELSPYTQLAKEFGYRFHVVTVENRHGGKNVHQIPDEQIEKMKAKYQVVL, encoded by the coding sequence ATGGAACCGACGAAATCAGAAAACTTGAGAACCGATCTCAGTAATATCAATACAAACAAAACATTACTTGCTTTAAGAGGAATTCCTGGTTCCGGAAAAACTAGTTTGGCAAAAGCCCTTTCTCTTACGAATGGAGCCCCTATCTTTTCGATTGATTCCTATTTTGAAAATGAAGTTGGTGAATATCATTTTGATTATCAAAAAAATCATTTAGCATACAAAGACTGCGAATCCAAAACAAAACAAGCTCTCGAACATGGTGTTCCTTTTGTGATCGTGGATAATACATTTACTTTGGATTGGGAACTTTCACCTTACACTCAATTGGCGAAAGAATTTGGATATAGATTTCATGTTGTGACTGTGGAGAACAGGCATGGTGGAAAAAATGTACATCAGATTCCAGATGAACAAATCGAGAAGATGAAAGCAAAGTATCAGGTGGTTTTGTAG
- a CDS encoding 7TM diverse intracellular signaling domain-containing protein, whose protein sequence is MKQTLTLILLCLFHTNLFAEPKTCPITIPIPFSSIQGEPFDLSGQLVYFTKNPPIHTVLEVSDSFQTLPLENSNGVIPNFGNTDRQYWFCFVIHNDVNDYKRIITYIKYPLLDEVKFFALRESGDVSENTQGRRYPFENRDRDYRGFSFATDLLPSETVTYFVGIKTDSSMSVPLMVAEEKNFYTFTTWDTLLQGIYFGIVGVMSIYNLFVYFMVRDKAYIFYVLYLCISAILFQFSLQGLLPVLFFPNSPELVYNSHNLLYFLFLLTCFPMSITFMNLKTNAPMIRKWFLGLMILSVICICLLPFLSYRLMNQTGDIFSFLLAFFALFVSYYVAFVKKFPPARFYFYGYFMVIVGGLATVLKYMGFFPVNVFTENSFQVGMAIEVLLMAFGLGDRISVVREEKDKIQLKAEIDKQKLIAFGKELKLAQKLQESTLPQILPKFPGLVIKTGYFPASLVGGDFYDLTVFGKHQICCLIADVTGHGVPAAIEAAMLKIAYMQTLAFANKPGKVLESINVSLAGNYKNQFLTASAIFIDLEQKLLKVANAGHPALYKFNENSTSIEVIRPKGKLIGYSKEVQYPEETHKLSTGDKILLFTDGIWDLWENGDSGEEELINWLLKRKSESVESLYGGIDEHIRLRNQEGPADDDITFILFEIK, encoded by the coding sequence ATGAAACAGACCCTCACCTTAATTCTGTTATGTCTCTTTCATACAAACTTATTCGCTGAACCAAAAACTTGTCCGATTACCATCCCTATCCCGTTTTCCTCCATCCAGGGAGAACCTTTTGACCTGTCCGGCCAACTAGTATATTTTACCAAAAATCCTCCAATCCATACCGTTCTCGAAGTTTCAGATTCATTCCAAACTTTACCGTTAGAAAACTCAAACGGAGTCATACCAAATTTCGGTAATACGGACAGACAATATTGGTTTTGTTTTGTCATCCATAACGATGTAAACGATTACAAACGCATCATCACCTATATCAAATACCCTTTACTCGATGAAGTTAAATTTTTCGCATTACGAGAATCAGGTGACGTTTCAGAAAACACCCAAGGCAGACGTTATCCTTTTGAGAACAGAGATAGGGACTACCGAGGATTTAGTTTTGCTACCGATTTGTTACCAAGTGAAACCGTTACTTATTTTGTTGGTATAAAAACAGACAGTTCTATGTCCGTTCCACTTATGGTTGCGGAAGAAAAGAATTTTTATACTTTTACAACCTGGGACACCTTACTCCAAGGAATCTATTTTGGAATCGTTGGTGTCATGAGCATTTACAATCTTTTTGTATATTTTATGGTTAGGGACAAAGCATATATTTTTTATGTTTTGTATCTTTGTATTTCTGCCATTTTATTCCAATTTTCTTTACAAGGACTGTTACCTGTTTTATTTTTCCCGAACTCTCCTGAGTTAGTATACAACTCACACAACTTACTTTACTTTTTATTTTTACTCACCTGTTTCCCAATGAGTATTACTTTTATGAATTTAAAAACCAATGCGCCGATGATTCGGAAATGGTTTTTGGGACTCATGATTCTTTCAGTGATTTGTATTTGCCTCCTGCCTTTTTTGTCCTACCGGTTGATGAACCAAACAGGAGATATATTTTCGTTTTTATTAGCATTCTTTGCTTTGTTCGTTTCTTATTACGTAGCCTTTGTCAAAAAATTTCCACCAGCAAGATTTTATTTTTACGGATACTTTATGGTGATTGTAGGTGGGCTTGCCACTGTTCTGAAATATATGGGATTTTTTCCGGTCAATGTTTTCACCGAGAATTCATTCCAAGTGGGTATGGCCATTGAAGTTTTACTCATGGCATTTGGACTTGGTGACAGAATTTCCGTGGTTCGAGAAGAAAAAGACAAAATCCAACTCAAAGCAGAAATCGACAAACAAAAGTTAATTGCTTTTGGAAAAGAACTTAAACTAGCCCAAAAATTACAAGAGTCAACACTCCCACAAATCCTTCCCAAATTTCCAGGCCTTGTAATCAAAACCGGTTATTTTCCAGCATCTCTAGTGGGTGGTGATTTTTATGATCTTACGGTGTTTGGCAAACACCAAATCTGTTGTTTGATTGCAGATGTCACTGGCCATGGTGTACCGGCTGCCATTGAAGCGGCCATGTTAAAAATTGCTTATATGCAAACCTTGGCTTTTGCGAACAAACCAGGAAAGGTTTTGGAAAGTATCAATGTTTCTCTAGCAGGAAATTATAAAAATCAATTTCTAACGGCCAGTGCCATATTTATCGATTTGGAACAGAAACTTTTAAAAGTGGCAAATGCAGGCCATCCCGCCTTATATAAGTTCAATGAAAATTCTACATCAATTGAAGTGATCCGACCCAAAGGCAAACTCATTGGATATTCAAAAGAAGTCCAATATCCAGAAGAAACTCATAAACTATCGACTGGAGATAAAATTTTACTATTTACCGATGGGATTTGGGATTTGTGGGAAAATGGTGATTCGGGAGAAGAGGAACTCATCAATTGGTTACTAAAAAGAAAGTCAGAATCCGTAGAATCTTTGTATGGTGGGATTGATGAACACATTCGTCTACGAAACCAAGAAGGCCCCGCAGACGACGATATAACTTTTATTCTATTTGAAATTAAATAA
- the fumC gene encoding class II fumarate hydratase, which produces MKTRIETDSMGEIEVENSRYWGAQTERSLHHFHIGNDKFPREMIRALGILKKCAAITNHGLGILPKEKTELIIKASEEVISGTLDHHFPLVIWQTGSGTQTNMNVNEVISNRAIEMTGGTMGSKNPIHPNDDVNKAQSSNDTFPTAMHIACAEQLVHKLIPALQSLHDTLDQKSKEFTNIIKIGRTHLQDATPLTLGQEFSGYVQQLSYSIDRVKRVLPSVYRLALGGTAVGTGLNTHPEFAAGAAAAIAKETGLPFITAENKFEALAAHDSLVEVSGVLKTIASSLMKIANDIRWLASGPRAGIGEISIPENEPGSSIMPGKVNPTQSEAMTMVAAQVIGNDVAVNVGGSSGNFELNVFKPLIIFNVLNSIRLLADATVSFEEHCARGIEPNLETIDQNLNRSLMLVTALNPHIGYDKAAKIAKTAHKENSTLKEAGIKLGILTAEQFDEWVKPEEMISPQE; this is translated from the coding sequence ATGAAAACAAGAATCGAAACCGACTCTATGGGTGAAATTGAAGTAGAAAACTCTCGTTATTGGGGTGCACAAACCGAACGTTCCCTCCACCACTTCCATATTGGTAATGATAAATTTCCCAGAGAAATGATTCGGGCTCTCGGGATTTTAAAAAAGTGCGCAGCCATCACAAATCATGGACTCGGAATTTTACCCAAAGAAAAAACAGAACTCATCATCAAGGCATCGGAAGAAGTGATCTCAGGTACTTTGGATCACCACTTCCCTCTTGTCATTTGGCAAACAGGATCGGGAACACAAACCAATATGAATGTGAACGAAGTCATATCGAATCGTGCCATTGAAATGACAGGCGGAACTATGGGTTCCAAAAATCCCATCCATCCCAATGACGATGTCAACAAAGCACAAAGTTCAAACGATACCTTTCCTACAGCCATGCACATTGCTTGTGCCGAACAATTAGTTCACAAACTCATTCCCGCCTTACAATCGCTTCATGATACCTTAGATCAAAAATCGAAAGAGTTTACAAACATCATCAAAATCGGAAGAACCCATTTACAAGACGCCACTCCTCTCACATTAGGGCAAGAGTTTTCGGGTTATGTACAACAACTCTCGTATTCCATAGACAGAGTCAAACGGGTCTTACCTTCTGTTTACCGATTGGCACTTGGCGGAACAGCTGTGGGAACAGGACTCAATACCCATCCTGAGTTTGCAGCGGGAGCTGCCGCTGCGATTGCTAAAGAAACAGGACTTCCTTTTATCACCGCAGAAAACAAGTTTGAGGCACTCGCCGCACATGATTCGTTAGTCGAAGTCAGTGGAGTTTTGAAAACCATTGCCTCTTCTCTGATGAAGATCGCAAACGATATCAGGTGGTTGGCCTCTGGCCCACGCGCAGGGATTGGAGAAATTTCCATTCCCGAAAACGAACCCGGCTCTTCCATTATGCCAGGAAAAGTTAATCCCACACAATCGGAAGCCATGACGATGGTTGCCGCACAGGTCATTGGAAATGATGTTGCCGTGAATGTAGGAGGATCTTCCGGTAATTTTGAACTGAATGTATTCAAACCACTGATTATATTTAATGTTCTCAATTCCATACGTCTGTTAGCGGATGCAACCGTATCTTTTGAAGAACATTGCGCACGAGGAATAGAACCAAACCTTGAAACCATCGATCAGAACTTAAACCGGTCACTGATGCTTGTGACTGCACTCAATCCACATATTGGATATGACAAAGCGGCCAAAATTGCGAAAACCGCTCATAAAGAAAACTCTACCCTAAAAGAAGCAGGAATCAAATTAGGAATCCTCACGGCTGAGCAGTTTGACGAATGGGTGAAACCGGAAGAGATGATCTCACCTCAAGAGTAG
- a CDS encoding LIC_11090 family protein yields the protein MLCKRWIAGSLALFLCTQFLFLGSGLLGYCVESASKICQCNHGSKKEKHGNAEDKLFSEDRETSTSLVSSHDHANNSEETLKPSCHDAKSGEAHLCSCKKQKKDALNLRTHHQTMDRPNLAVKLVTSSDIIYRMTESPSTLLDGKIPSLLRPPRI from the coding sequence ATGCTCTGCAAACGGTGGATTGCCGGTAGTCTGGCCTTGTTTCTTTGCACCCAATTCTTATTTTTAGGGAGTGGGTTACTGGGGTATTGCGTCGAATCCGCGTCAAAAATCTGCCAATGCAACCATGGATCCAAAAAGGAAAAACATGGGAATGCAGAAGATAAACTTTTTTCTGAAGATCGGGAAACCTCAACTTCCTTAGTTTCCTCGCATGACCACGCTAACAATTCGGAAGAAACCCTCAAACCCAGTTGCCATGATGCAAAATCGGGAGAAGCCCACCTTTGTTCCTGCAAAAAACAAAAGAAAGATGCTCTTAATTTACGAACCCATCACCAAACGATGGATAGACCAAATTTAGCAGTGAAATTGGTTACCTCATCTGATATCATTTATAGAATGACTGAGTCTCCTTCCACTCTTCTGGATGGAAAAATCCCTTCTTTACTTCGACCACCCCGTATCTAA